The DNA region AGAAATATCTTCCCTGTATATCTTTTCCAGCCTGATCATGATCTAAACCTCATTAGAAGTTTTCATCGCACTTTTTGCAGTAACGAATTTTTTTCCCGTCTTCGGTGAATCTGTAGCCAATCTTTGTTGGATTGGCGCAGGCATCGCACACTACTCTAACATTAGAGACATGGACCGGAGATTCAATTTCCTTGATACCTCCCTGCTCCTGCTTGTACGGGTTGGGCTTTACGTGCCTTTTGACCTTATTTAGACCCTCAACTAGCACTTTATTGTCATTGCTTAAGATCTTGACCACCTTTCCGATCTTGGACTTATCCTTGCCGGAAACAATCATGACCTTGTCGTTTTGTCTGATTTTCATACTAATCACCTTATAATACTTCAGGTGCCAGGGAAACAATCTTCATAAAATTCTTGGCCCTGAGTTCTCTGGCCACCGGTCCGAAAATACGGGTTCCAATGGGCTCCATGCTCTTATTGAGCAGCACAGCAGAATTATTGTCAAATCTGATATGAGATCCGTCAGGTCGACCGATTTCCTTTTTTGTCCGGACAATTACTGCCTTGTAGACTTCACCCTTTTTAACTTTGGCGTGGGGCATTGCATCTTTCACAGACACCACGATGATGTCACCAACAGAAGCATATCTTCTCTTGCTTCCGCCCAGCACCTTCACGCATCCGACTTTTTTTGCTCCGGAATTATCTGCTACATCCAGAGTGGTCTGTACTTGTATCATGGATTTACCCCTAGACTGCCTTTTCTATCACTTTATTCAGATGCCATTTCTTTCTTGCACTGATTGGCCGGTGCTCAATAATCTGCACTTTGTCCCCTATGGCGCACTCGTTGGCCGGATCGTGGGCCATAAACTTCTTTTTTCGCTTAATGTATTTTTTCAGAAGCGGATGCTGAATAAGAGTCTCAACGCTGACCACGATGGTCTTGTCAGCCTTGTCACTGACAACAAAACCAACTAGCTTGCGCTTATTGCTGGTTTTTTTTGTGTTATTTTCCATGGCCTGTACCCGTTTTCTTCTCATTGATGATGGTTAGTATCCTTGCGATGATCTTTTTCACCTGAGCCAGGCGCTGGGTGTTTTCCAGCTGGGCCGTTGAATGCTGAAATCGAAGATTAAAAAGCTCCTGGCGAAAATCCTGGAGCTTTTCCTGCAGTTCAGAGCCTGAAAGATCTCTTATTTCCTGTGGCTTCATTGATTACCACTCCTTCTCAACTATGACGGTTTTAACCGGCAGCTTATAGGACGCCCTGATCAAGGCCTCCTTGGCAAGTTCAAGGTTAACACCCCTGATTTCATAAAGGATCCGTCCAGGCCGGATTGGAGCACACCAGCCCACAGGGGAACCCTTACCTTTACCTTGTCGCGTTTCAGCAGGCTTGGCAGTAATGGGCTTGTCCGGAAATATCCTGATGTAAACCTTCCCTCCACGCTTGATGTGCCGCATCATGGCCACACGGGCTGACTCAATCTGCTGGCTGGTCAGCTTGCCTGGCTCAACAGCCTTTAGGGCTATCTCTCCAAAACTTATTTCGCTGCCTCTTTGAGCCTTTCCCTTGATACGACCCTTGTGAGTCTTTCTAAATTTAACTTTTTTCGGGCTTAGCATGATTATTTAACCTCATTCAAGATGTCGCCTTTATATATCCAGACCTTAACTCCAATGATTCCGTAGGTCGTCTTGGCCGTAGCAAAACCATAGTCAATATCGGCTCTCAAGGTATGTAATGGAACACGCCCCTCTCTTTGCCATTCAGTCCTGGCAATCTCTGCACCACCCAGCCGGCCGGAACAGGATATCTTGATCCCCTGCGCTCCAAATTTCAAAGCCAGACTGATGGATCTCTTCATGGCCCTGCGAAAGGCAACCCTTCGCTCAAGCTGCAGTGCGATATTTTCAGCCACCAGCTGAGCATCTACTTCCGGGCGCCTGACTTCGTTGACCTCCAGGGAAAAATCATAGCCGAATTTATTCTTAAGGTCAGCCCTGAGCTTTTCAATCTCAACGCCTTTTCTTCCAATAACAATACCAGGCCTGGAAGTCAGGATGATCAGCCTTATCTTGTCTGCAGCCCTTTCAATCTCCAAACGGGAAATGCCTGCATGGTAAAGCTTGGACTTTACATAGTCACGGATCTTCCTGTCCTCGTACACGAACTTGGGATAACTGGCCCTGCTGAACCACCTTGACAGCCAGTTTTTATTGTATCCTACTCGAAATCCATATGGATGTACCTTCTGTCCCAAGACCAAACCCTCCTATAGCTCGTCCACAACAACGGTGATGTGACTGGTTCTCTTAAGTATCCTGTTTGCCCGGCCCATGGCTCTGGGCTTAATCCTTTTCCAGGTTGGGCCTTCGTCAATCCTGACCTGCTTAACAAACAGATTATCAATATCAAGGCTGTAGTTTTGCTCGGCATTAGCCAGGGCCGAGTGCAGAACCTTACTGATAAGTCCAGCCGCCTTCTTGGGCGTGTACTTGAGAATGTTCAGTGCATCCTCCACAGGCTTTCCCTTGATGTTATCCGCAACAAGGCGCGCCTTTCTGGGAGAAATCCTGATATATCTGGCGATAGCTCTAGTTTCCATTTTTTTCCCGCATAGAATTATTTACGTTTAGCCTGACTCTTTCTGTCTCCGGCATGACTGAAGAAGGTCCTGGTGGGTGCAAACTCTCCCAGCTTGTGACCTACCATGTTTTCCGTTGCAAAAACCGGAATGAACTTGCGGCCATTATGAACCGCAAAGGTCAGGCCAACCATTTCAGGAATGATGGTAGACCTTCTGGACCAGGTCTTGATCACCTTGCGACTCTGAACCTCGTTGGCCACCTGAACTTTTTTAAGCAGATGCTCATCTATAAAAGCACCTTTTTTTACTGATCTAGGCATAAAGACTCCTAATTCTTGGTTCGCTTCTTAATGATTAGCCTGTCAGAAGCCTTTTTCCTGCTCCTGGTTTTGTACCCCTTGGTTGGCCAGCCCCAAGGAGAAACAGGATGACGGCCACCAGAACTCTTTCCTTCAC from Desulfonatronovibrio hydrogenovorans DSM 9292 includes:
- the rplX gene encoding 50S ribosomal protein L24; translation: MKIRQNDKVMIVSGKDKSKIGKVVKILSNDNKVLVEGLNKVKRHVKPNPYKQEQGGIKEIESPVHVSNVRVVCDACANPTKIGYRFTEDGKKIRYCKKCDENF
- the rplN gene encoding 50S ribosomal protein L14; protein product: MIQVQTTLDVADNSGAKKVGCVKVLGGSKRRYASVGDIIVVSVKDAMPHAKVKKGEVYKAVIVRTKKEIGRPDGSHIRFDNNSAVLLNKSMEPIGTRIFGPVARELRAKNFMKIVSLAPEVL
- the rpsQ gene encoding 30S ribosomal protein S17, which produces MENNTKKTSNKRKLVGFVVSDKADKTIVVSVETLIQHPLLKKYIKRKKKFMAHDPANECAIGDKVQIIEHRPISARKKWHLNKVIEKAV
- the rpmC gene encoding 50S ribosomal protein L29 codes for the protein MKPQEIRDLSGSELQEKLQDFRQELFNLRFQHSTAQLENTQRLAQVKKIIARILTIINEKKTGTGHGK
- the rplP gene encoding 50S ribosomal protein L16, whose translation is MLSPKKVKFRKTHKGRIKGKAQRGSEISFGEIALKAVEPGKLTSQQIESARVAMMRHIKRGGKVYIRIFPDKPITAKPAETRQGKGKGSPVGWCAPIRPGRILYEIRGVNLELAKEALIRASYKLPVKTVIVEKEW
- the rpsC gene encoding 30S ribosomal protein S3 codes for the protein MGQKVHPYGFRVGYNKNWLSRWFSRASYPKFVYEDRKIRDYVKSKLYHAGISRLEIERAADKIRLIILTSRPGIVIGRKGVEIEKLRADLKNKFGYDFSLEVNEVRRPEVDAQLVAENIALQLERRVAFRRAMKRSISLALKFGAQGIKISCSGRLGGAEIARTEWQREGRVPLHTLRADIDYGFATAKTTYGIIGVKVWIYKGDILNEVK
- the rplV gene encoding 50S ribosomal protein L22, producing the protein METRAIARYIRISPRKARLVADNIKGKPVEDALNILKYTPKKAAGLISKVLHSALANAEQNYSLDIDNLFVKQVRIDEGPTWKRIKPRAMGRANRILKRTSHITVVVDEL
- the rpsS gene encoding 30S ribosomal protein S19 codes for the protein MPRSVKKGAFIDEHLLKKVQVANEVQSRKVIKTWSRRSTIIPEMVGLTFAVHNGRKFIPVFATENMVGHKLGEFAPTRTFFSHAGDRKSQAKRK